In Aristaeella hokkaidonensis, the following are encoded in one genomic region:
- a CDS encoding helix-turn-helix domain-containing protein: protein MIILRLDRVMADRKMSLNELSEKVGVANVNLSKMKTGKISAVRFSTLNEICRVLHCQPGDILEYAEDEEG from the coding sequence ATGATCATTTTACGTCTGGACAGGGTAATGGCGGACAGAAAGATGTCCCTGAATGAGTTGTCGGAAAAAGTTGGCGTGGCAAACGTCAATCTTTCAAAGATGAAGACAGGAAAGATCAGCGCGGTGCGGTTTTCGACGCTGAATGAGATCTGCAGGGTGCTGCATTGCCAGCCGGGAGACATACTGGAATATGCCGAAGATGAAGAGGGCTGA
- a CDS encoding DUF2975 domain-containing protein, with product MDTTDVMERTLAQEKGRFDKFCKLMHVFSTLMWILLTIGAVFCLIVSIVQEVQYENNGGEARMPETLISVFYVFLVMGGIGLLWNSARHIFRRLRTAETPFCYDIADKIKGTGFLAILLGIMSFVYRMIVELLARNGVIKHFVKSDGFVDIGYPFIYSVIILGVVLMMIAYVFNYGCKLQQESDETL from the coding sequence ATGGATACAACGGATGTAATGGAAAGAACACTGGCACAGGAAAAGGGCCGGTTTGATAAGTTCTGTAAGCTCATGCACGTTTTCAGTACACTGATGTGGATCCTGTTAACGATCGGGGCAGTTTTCTGCCTGATTGTATCTATCGTCCAGGAGGTACAGTACGAAAATAACGGGGGAGAAGCCAGAATGCCGGAAACACTGATATCAGTGTTTTATGTGTTCCTGGTGATGGGCGGAATCGGCCTTTTGTGGAATTCAGCACGACACATTTTCCGCCGGTTGAGGACTGCGGAGACTCCTTTCTGCTATGACATTGCGGACAAAATCAAGGGGACGGGATTCCTTGCGATCCTGCTCGGTATAATGAGCTTTGTTTACAGGATGATTGTTGAACTGCTTGCCAGGAACGGGGTTATCAAACATTTTGTGAAATCGGATGGCTTTGTGGACATAGGATACCCGTTCATCTATTCCGTCATCATCCTGGGAGTGGTACTGATGATGATAGCCTATGTTTTCAACTACGGATGCAAGCTCCAGCAGGAATCGGACGAAACACTGTGA
- a CDS encoding MBL fold metallo-hydrolase has protein sequence MPELRIPNVIPINDHVWLLDDNHAATCYVVAGTKQAAVIDTSLGMSNIRAVAEALTPLPLVCINTHGHGDHMGGNWAFDKAYMNLADLPLAEESINHPEMQAAMKQFGIKFPPFENIEDGQVFDLGGVELEAIHFPGHTAGEIVLLDRKDRILFAGDGMVQHLWLQLEESLPVRTQIESMERLLPLRDQFDTILHGHCQAPCGIELFDTMLAALKDLEAGNTENDIDYEYFGQVCKAHPYQPEDRRIVYKDQPEC, from the coding sequence ATGCCCGAACTGAGAATCCCCAATGTCATCCCGATCAATGATCACGTCTGGCTGCTGGACGATAATCATGCAGCCACCTGCTACGTAGTGGCCGGAACAAAACAGGCTGCTGTCATCGATACCTCTCTCGGTATGAGCAATATCCGCGCAGTCGCGGAAGCCTTGACTCCCCTGCCCCTGGTCTGCATCAATACCCATGGGCACGGAGACCATATGGGCGGAAACTGGGCTTTTGACAAGGCTTATATGAACCTGGCGGATCTGCCCCTGGCTGAGGAGTCGATCAACCATCCTGAGATGCAGGCTGCCATGAAGCAGTTTGGCATCAAGTTCCCGCCCTTTGAGAATATTGAGGACGGGCAGGTTTTCGATCTGGGCGGAGTGGAACTGGAAGCCATTCATTTTCCAGGTCACACGGCGGGTGAAATCGTACTTCTGGACCGGAAGGATCGCATTCTTTTTGCCGGAGACGGTATGGTACAGCATCTTTGGCTGCAGCTGGAAGAATCCCTGCCTGTCCGGACGCAGATCGAAAGTATGGAACGGTTGCTTCCCCTGCGGGATCAGTTTGATACGATCCTGCATGGACATTGCCAGGCTCCCTGCGGCATTGAGCTGTTTGATACGATGCTGGCCGCGCTGAAAGATCTGGAAGCCGGGAACACCGAAAACGATATTGATTACGAATATTTCGGCCAGGTCTGCAAAGCCCACCCCTATCAGCCGGAAGACCGCAGGATCGTATATAAGGACCAGCCTGAATGCTGA
- a CDS encoding dTDP-4-dehydrorhamnose 3,5-epimerase family protein, translating to MKTRQCLFDEVLVLEPAVRTDVCGTMTDLSPDQLRETVPQADWKVQRIYTMPVRHTFFGIHYQEEPYPQAKLISVLQGKGLDYVVDLRKDSATYTQWQVLELDAANPAFVYIPSGFGHAFLSLEENTVQYFAADRIFIHGYATAINYRDPVIVLELPCEDPVLSDKDRNAPFLSQLE from the coding sequence ATGAAAACCAGGCAATGCTTGTTTGATGAGGTTCTGGTACTCGAACCCGCTGTCCGGACAGACGTCTGCGGAACAATGACGGACCTGTCTCCGGATCAGCTGCGGGAGACTGTTCCGCAGGCAGACTGGAAAGTGCAGCGGATCTATACCATGCCTGTACGCCATACCTTCTTCGGTATCCATTACCAGGAGGAGCCTTATCCGCAGGCAAAACTCATCTCCGTCCTGCAGGGAAAAGGACTGGACTATGTAGTGGATCTGCGGAAAGACTCCGCGACCTATACCCAATGGCAGGTTCTGGAACTGGACGCCGCAAATCCCGCTTTTGTGTACATCCCTTCAGGCTTCGGCCATGCCTTCCTTTCACTTGAAGAAAACACCGTCCAGTACTTTGCTGCAGACAGGATATTTATCCATGGATATGCAACGGCCATCAACTACCGGGACCCTGTGATTGTGCTGGAGCTTCCCTGTGAAGATCCGGTTCTTTCGGACAAGGACCGGAACGCCCCTTTTTTGAGTCAATTGGAGTAA
- a CDS encoding GNAT family N-acetyltransferase: MELKVLSLEDRKMITDLFTDVFTNEPWNDDWSDRKQLDAYITDLTGQSYSLTLGYFDGDRIMGLSMGYIKHWYSGTEYVINEFCVDRHSQGKGIGTAFMKAIEAYLSEKGICQIFLLTDKDVPAYTFYQHNGFTEQIGNVAFAKRF; the protein is encoded by the coding sequence ATGGAACTGAAAGTATTATCTCTTGAAGATCGGAAGATGATCACCGACCTGTTTACCGACGTTTTCACCAACGAGCCCTGGAATGATGACTGGAGTGACCGGAAGCAGCTTGATGCCTACATTACCGATCTGACAGGCCAGTCCTATTCCCTTACCCTTGGTTATTTTGACGGTGACCGGATTATGGGTTTATCCATGGGCTATATCAAACACTGGTATTCCGGAACGGAATACGTCATCAATGAGTTCTGCGTCGACAGGCACTCACAGGGAAAAGGAATCGGCACCGCCTTCATGAAAGCGATTGAGGCTTATCTGTCGGAAAAAGGAATATGCCAGATTTTCCTGCTGACAGATAAGGATGTCCCTGCCTATACCTTTTATCAGCATAACGGTTTTACCGAGCAGATCGGTAATGTCGCCTTTGCAAAAAGGTTCTGA